In Pyrus communis chromosome 1, drPyrComm1.1, whole genome shotgun sequence, the following are encoded in one genomic region:
- the LOC137740070 gene encoding shikimate kinase 3, chloroplastic isoform X2, with translation MTMEAATVAPRLQISTWMVDSDKVARRLRTRSAASFSPRLKDRNMTQVLLPHLPTPKVSNRQRHVALEVSCSYKNFPVESGNFHTLDESLVLKNKALAIEPYLNGRCIYLVGMMGSGKTTVGKIMAQALSYSFIDSDSLVEHDVGGTSVAEIFKLYGEGFFRDKETEALRKLSLMHRLVVSTGGGAVVRPVNWKCMKKGISVWLDVPLEALAQRIAAVGTGSRPLLHHGSGDAYRKTYMRLTSLFEERGDSYANANARVSLENIAAKLGYSDVSNLTPTAIVIEALEQIEGYLKEEHRHAHITF, from the exons ATGACTATGGAGGCGGCTACGGTTGCGCCGAGATTGCAAATTTCAACATGGATGGTGGATTCCGACAAGGTTGCGAGGAGACTGCGGACGCGCTCGGCTGCCTCCTTCTCTCCGAGATTGAAGGACCGAAACATGACCCAGGTGTTGCTGCCTCACCTACCAACCCCAAAAGTCTCCAATCGACAACGACATGTCGCTTTGGAGGTTTCATGCTCTTACAAGAACTTTCCAG TGGAATCTGGAAATTTTCATACTCTCGATGAATCGCTGGTTTTGAAG AATAAGGCACTAGCAATCGAGCCATATTTGAATGGACGTTGTATATATCTTGTTG GTATGATGGGATCTGGGAAAACAACCGTTGGCAAGATTATGGCGCAGGCACTTAGTTATTCATTCATTGATAG TGATTCATTGGTGGAGCATGATGTTGGTGGAACTTCTGTAGctgaaattttcaaactctaTGGAGAGGGCTTTTTCAGAGATAAGGAG ACTGAGGCGCTACGTAAACTGTCTTTGATGCATCGTTTAGTTGTTTCTACGGGTGGAGGTGCAGTTGTACGCCCTGTCAACTG GAAGTGTATGAAGAAGGGGATTAGTGTGTGGTTAGATGTTCCCTTGGAAGCCTTGGCTCAGAGAATTGCAGCTGTGGGAACTGGTTCTCGGCCCCTTTTGCATCACGGGTCAGGGGATGCATACAGAAAA ACTTATATGCGTCTGACTAGTCTTTTTGAAGAGAGAGGTGATTCATATGCCAATGCCAATGCTAGGGTTTCCTTGGAAA ATATTGCAGCCAAATTGGGTTATAGTGATGTATCCAATCTCACACCTACTGCCATCGTGATTGAg GCGCTTGAACAAATTGAAGGCTATCTGAAGGAAGAACACAGGCATGCACATATTACGTTCTAA
- the LOC137740070 gene encoding shikimate kinase 3, chloroplastic isoform X1, with product MTMEAATVAPRLQISTWMVDSDKVARRLRTRSAASFSPRLKDRNMTQVLLPHLPTPKVSNRQRHVALEVSCSYKNFPASTVESGNFHTLDESLVLKNKALAIEPYLNGRCIYLVGMMGSGKTTVGKIMAQALSYSFIDSDSLVEHDVGGTSVAEIFKLYGEGFFRDKETEALRKLSLMHRLVVSTGGGAVVRPVNWKCMKKGISVWLDVPLEALAQRIAAVGTGSRPLLHHGSGDAYRKTYMRLTSLFEERGDSYANANARVSLENIAAKLGYSDVSNLTPTAIVIEALEQIEGYLKEEHRHAHITF from the exons ATGACTATGGAGGCGGCTACGGTTGCGCCGAGATTGCAAATTTCAACATGGATGGTGGATTCCGACAAGGTTGCGAGGAGACTGCGGACGCGCTCGGCTGCCTCCTTCTCTCCGAGATTGAAGGACCGAAACATGACCCAGGTGTTGCTGCCTCACCTACCAACCCCAAAAGTCTCCAATCGACAACGACATGTCGCTTTGGAGGTTTCATGCTCTTACAAGAACTTTCCAG CTTCAACAGTGGAATCTGGAAATTTTCATACTCTCGATGAATCGCTGGTTTTGAAG AATAAGGCACTAGCAATCGAGCCATATTTGAATGGACGTTGTATATATCTTGTTG GTATGATGGGATCTGGGAAAACAACCGTTGGCAAGATTATGGCGCAGGCACTTAGTTATTCATTCATTGATAG TGATTCATTGGTGGAGCATGATGTTGGTGGAACTTCTGTAGctgaaattttcaaactctaTGGAGAGGGCTTTTTCAGAGATAAGGAG ACTGAGGCGCTACGTAAACTGTCTTTGATGCATCGTTTAGTTGTTTCTACGGGTGGAGGTGCAGTTGTACGCCCTGTCAACTG GAAGTGTATGAAGAAGGGGATTAGTGTGTGGTTAGATGTTCCCTTGGAAGCCTTGGCTCAGAGAATTGCAGCTGTGGGAACTGGTTCTCGGCCCCTTTTGCATCACGGGTCAGGGGATGCATACAGAAAA ACTTATATGCGTCTGACTAGTCTTTTTGAAGAGAGAGGTGATTCATATGCCAATGCCAATGCTAGGGTTTCCTTGGAAA ATATTGCAGCCAAATTGGGTTATAGTGATGTATCCAATCTCACACCTACTGCCATCGTGATTGAg GCGCTTGAACAAATTGAAGGCTATCTGAAGGAAGAACACAGGCATGCACATATTACGTTCTAA